The sequence below is a genomic window from Fluoribacter dumoffii NY 23.
GTTGTGCCGGAGTAAATCCTGCATCAAGTAAGGATTTGGCATCATAACCTGCATTTTTTAATGCTTCCGCACTGCATCCATTTAATTCTTTGATGCGCTTGGCAGAAACACCTGCTGCGAAGAGCTTTTTCAGATTGTCTGGATTACAGCCCGCTGCTTTAATTTGTGCATCTGTTAATGGAGTTGCTGCACTAATTTGTGCCGGGGTGAAACCTGCGTTCGCTAACTCTGCGTCTGTGAAACCTGCAGCCTTTAATGCTTGGGCACTGCACCCTGCATATTGTTTAATTAATGTTGCACTAACACCTGCAGCTTTTTCTCTTTTTAGTGCATCGACGTCACAGCCTGCTTTTTTTATGTCATCAGGTGTAATTCCCGGGGGAAGCTCAGCCTCAGCGGCCTTTATATCGGCGGCAGAAAAACCTGCCTTGGCCAAATCATCTGGCGTAAATCCGGCATTTAAAAGATCCCGAGCAGTAAATCCTGCAGCCTTTAGTTCTTCCGGGGTAAAGCCTGCTCGCCGCAGATCCGCGGCACTAAATCCTGCATCCCGTAATTCTTTAGCAGTAAAACCTGCCGCTTTTAGTTGTTCTGCACTGCACCCGCTTATTCGTCGAATGGCGGAAGCTGAAACTCCGGCTTTACGTAATTTGGTCAATGCCTCGACACTACATCCAGCTTTTAACACATCAGCGGCCGTTATGCCATCGGGTAAGCCACTTGCTTTAGCTATCTCTTCCGGAGAGTAACCTGCCCCTTTCAACTCATCATCGGAAAAACCCGCATCTTTAAGTTCTTGAGCAGTAAATCCGGCATTGCGCAACTCACAGGCATTAAAGCCGCAATCACGTAATCTTGAAGCAGTATATCCTGCATCCTTAAGTTGCCTTGCGTTATATCCTGCAGCTTTTAGTTCTTTACAGGGACAAACCTGATTCAATTCTTTTAAGGTATACCCATTATCTTTTAATTGTGCACAGCTACATGCTTGCCTTAGATCCGTTAATTGCGCCCCTTGGCTAATAACCTGATTCACGGCCGTTTTCGAACACCCGGCATTTTGTAATGTTTGCAACCAAAGGCTTTTTTGGGCACCCTCTTCATTTTCACGGGCTAAGGTAGAGAATCCTACCCCGGTTTGCCCGTTTTGGGAGCCAATAACACCCACGCCTTCTCCTAAAGCCTGAGTTCGAATAATTGTTGGAATAGCGCTACCCCCGGTTTGCACTGCTTTTTGGGCCTGGGTAATATTTTGCTCTTCCTGTAATTTGGCATATTGAGCAGTAGGATTAAGTACCCCAGGGATAGACTGGATGGTTCCAGGAGTATGGCCAACGGTCGCTACCGCGGTTGGACCAGTACCTATTGATCTTAATTTTAAATACCCTATCACCACTGCAATCAGCAATAATGCTATTGTAAAAATAATAATGACTCGGGTACGAGTATTTGAAAAAAGCGATTTGATATTTTCTTTTCTGCCAGCCATTTATAACCCTTCTACCTTGAGCTGCATGACCTTCCCATGCCAGGAAACTAGTAATACCGGAGATTTGTGCATTTCATAAGCATGCGTTCCATCTGCGCTGGTCATACTTGCTAACCAACCCGGCGACAATATAGTAAGATTTGTTCTAACATACATTCTGTCATTGGCAAACCAAGCACGTGCATCCCCTCCTGTGATATGCAAACGTTTACTTCCAGGAGGCGGTACGCCATCTAAAACGTGAAGAAGTAATTCACTCGCTGAAGGTGGAATCCCTGTTTCTAAAGGCATTCTTTTGGCATTTGGGCCATAACCTTGAACTCGTAAATCAACTCGGTAATCCACTGCCTTTTGTCCTGGAATCAGGGTAAGCATTACGGGGGTATTTAAACCTCTCAAGCGCACAGCCAAATTACCATAATTATATAATTTCAGCGCTTGAATCATGATGGTATTGCTTGTTTTATCCCATTGAATGTTAAAAGAATTCGGATCACCTAAATCATATGCAGCAATTGGCCATGGAGCGCCAGATGAGTCCAGAAAAACCAGTGAAGATACAAATCCTTGTGCTAAACGAATAACAGGCGGAGTGGAGCCAGGAGACAAATTCACAAATTGAGACGTCGCTGTGGGTTTAGGAGGAGTACCTACAGGTGAAACCTTAGCATATTCCATGGTTTCATTTAATTGTTTTAATTGGACAATTTGCTCCGTACTCATAGGATATAGACTGCGGGTCATATCTTTAAAGGCTTTTTTCTCAATAACATCTTCATCACTTTTAGATATAATCTGCGGTGCATTGGGATTGGATACATTAGCAGCAGGAGGCTCAGGTCTTTGAGGACCGCTGTAAATATTTCCGGCAAGAGGAATTGGAATATTGGGGCCTGCAGATTGATTGGGGGCTGGAGCTTGTCCAACAGGTTGAGGTTGACCTGCCGGTTGGGGTTGTCCTGGTTGATTTTGCGCTGCAGGCTGATTTTGTGATAAACGTTGTTGCAATAGCCGTAACTGTTGCAAGGCCTGCTGAGCACTATCTTGCTGATCCTGCGCAAGGGCAGGATCAGGTACCGAATAAACTATTCCGTATAACAAACAAAACTTTAAAACCCAGTTCAACTTTTTCATTAAGACACTCCACCTGTGGCAGGTCCTACAACAAATTGCGATATACCAATTCCTCTAGGCGAATTTAAAGTAGATATACGTGTAATTAACATAGTTACTACGTTATTTTGTTGGGTAAACTCGCTGGCACTTTGGTATGTAACCAATATAGGCATTTGTACCCGCCAGGAAAAGTTTCCATTCAATACACCTTTTTGCAAAATAATAGGGGCTCGTGTTGCTACGGCAGAAACAATCAGTTTTTTGGCCTTTACTGCATCCAGATTATTTGATTGCTGCAATGCATTTAAAAATTGATCCCAACCTTCTGGGGTAAAGAATCCGGAAGCAGCTTGTAATTCATCTCGGTAATTCACAAAGTTGTAAGAAAATGCTGCAATAGCGGCCTGATTCGCCCATTGCAATACAGCTGGGTCAGACTGGTTAGGTTCATTTAATGGGAAAAGAGGCGTAATGCGCCCATTAATGCTGGTAGCAAAATATTTGGGGGCTGGCGGATGAGTGATCATGTACACCAGCAGCGCAGCTAAAATAATATTGACAACTAGGGCTACTAGCAACGCAAGTATTATTTTACGTTGGCTGTCTTTATAAAATTTGTTTCTCAGTGCGACAACTGTCAAGGCATCTTCAGCCATAATATCCTCTATTTATTACTTATTGTGGTATCAATTTATCCTCACTCTCCGCGGGCGGATCAGGAGGGAGTAATGCATTTGATGAATAATTCGGAGCCGAAAGCGGTTGCAATTGAATAGGCGGGGCTATTCCACTTGTGGCATAAAAATCACGCTCAGGCTCTGTTAAATGTACGTAAACGATAAAAAATCCCAAAATGCAATTCAACAGCAAAGAAATAATTAACGCGATTAATCCACGCCGGTATGAGTTAACGTAGAAATTTTTACTGCTTTTTATCAATTCCCATGTTTCGCGACTCATAATATCCCCTACGCCACGGCCCGTCGGAATGTAATTTCCACCCTGGCATTTACTGAGTTATCACCACCTTGAGTGAATGAAATAATAGGTTTATCACTACCAAGTCCCTGTGTAAAGATAAAGCGGCTATCTACACCCTGGGACCAAAGATAATCACTTACGACCCTCGATCTTGCTAAAGTTAATGCATGTTCTCTTTGTGGTGACACATACTTGTTACTGTAACTGGCAATATTAATTGCTATCTTTCGAAATTGTTTCAAGAACACAGCGATTTCATTGAGTAGAGGATACGACTTCCATTTCAAATGGGGTGTTTCTGGTTCAAACAAATAGCTGGCCGGAATGCTAATCATATAATCCTGGCCTATGGTAATTACTTTAACCCCTTTTTTATTTAACTTTTTAGCGAGTTTCATAATGGTGGCATCACAGGCACCAAGGACCTTGCATGGGTATTTAGGCTCTTCTCTATCCAGGGCCCAATAGTCACGATGGCAGCCAGTCAACATGAATAAGGCAATCAACCCAACAGCCCGAATTAGATTAACACGTACTGATCTCACTCACTATCCTCATATTTCAAAATATTTATTTTAAAATGATTCTGACTGTAGTTCTGTTGTGTGTTCTATATAAGAAAAACATACAAATCATTACGTTACAATGAATTAAAAAAAATAGCTATTTTTTTAAAAATTTATTTATTTCTTTACATATTTTTGAAAAAAAACAAAACGCTCAGGCCTATTTTTTCGCAACGATAAATTTCACTTTGGACTAAGCTGCAACGTATTGAAATTAAATTCAGAAAATTCGAGGATAAAAAAAGCCATAAGGTTAGATGCCTATATGGCTTGATTTTACAACGGCAGATCGTCTCAACGAAAATTGCAATCCCGCTATCTGGTCAGCGTTACTGAATTACTCTTCAGCTTTTTTATTTGCATTTTCACGTTCACTGGCAATTTTCTCGGATAAAATTTTTACTATATCAGTTAACTCTTCTGGAGCAATAAAATCTCTTTCCTCTGGAGGATAACTGGTTGCCAACTGGAAGTCTTTAATCAGCTCGTTTGCAACGGTGCCAGCATATTTATCCTTTGCTCCAGCCAATCGTTCAATATTCATCATATGGTTACGGGTCTCATTTATAGGAAGCAAAGCCTCTGAGAATGTAGCCTTATCACTCACTAAAATCGGAGGATCATTAGGACTTACCCGAAGATTACTGAAAATGGTCAAAGCACCTTCGACCTCTTCCTCAATCAAATCCTCAACAGGTTCAGGTTCATTATGACCATGAAACGCAATTAAAGCAGATACTCCCCGCTCGATGGGTTCTTCGATAGGAGACTCGCGTAATAACTTGGAAATAAGGGTAATTTCCTCATTTTCCACCGTCTTGTTTATGGACAGATCGCCACTATCCAGGATGCTCTGGAATGAAACCAGTTGCTTTTGTAATCTCATCAAATAATCATCAGGCGGCGCCTCGACTTTTAAAAATTGATTTAATTTTAATTGCTTGACGGGCTTGGGATTCGCATAAAACATGCGGGCACGAACAATTTTTGACTTGAAGAAAATATGTGCCTCACCCTCTGTTTGCTCTTTTAAATCCAGGAGATCAACGCGGGCTCTCTTTTCAAATGATGAACTTTTACTGTCCATATAGGTATTGGCCATGCTGGTATCTTTGGCTTGGAATGAATCCACTTTCGTTACATACGCTTCACCTGCGGTTTTGGTAAAGAAATCCCATGTTTCAGTGGGGTCTTCCAATTTCATACATATTTTGATGTTTGTATTTGCACCGATAGATGCAGCTTCTTCTTTTGACGCTTTCTGGAATGCAGGTAAATCTTGTCCGGCAAAGATTGCGGAGAAGCCCAAGGAACGTGCTTGTGCAGGTACTACTGCAAAACCTTGAACTGCATAATATCCATACTCATCCAGGATACACATGTAAGGAGTTGGTGCATTTGTCGGTTTTCTCAAGATAACATCGCGATAATCCCCTTCAACGTCCTCTCCTAAACCTGCCGCCATCATCGCTTTTAAAGAAGAAACAATAATTTTACCCAAGTTAGACAACTCATCCGGAGATTTTTCCAGCGCGGGCAATAGGACAACGAGAATCCTCCGATTCAAAACCACATCCTTGAAATCTACTTCTGCAAGATTGGTACGGACAATATGACCATAGGTATCTGCCAGGGATGAAAACGCCCTTACCAACTGCATGGTAATAAAACCATGTTGTTCCAAAACCTGCGATACTTGCTTTCCTTTTTTCTCTTTATTATAACCTGGCAAAGTACCCAAGTAGTTACGAAGAGGGTCAGTAACTAATTTTGGAATTTGTTCAATGTTAACACTCTCCTGATTATCTCGTGGGAAGATTTTATCCACCACGATGGTTTCCAATCGAGTTAAATCAAAGTAGTTTCGGATCGTATCAGCATCCAAAAGGATCGCACCTTCGTCACGCATATAAACCAAAAGACGCATTAAGGCTTCTACGAAGGCAATAGCACGGCCTTTCCACATATCTCCGTCACCGCCTCCTTTTGAATCCCCCATCAAACTGACAACAAGCTGGGTTAACATACTGGAAGACCCTTGAGAGAAGGGGTTAAAGGTATTAGACAGTCTTCGTTCCTGAGGGCCGATAATATCGCGAGCACCGGTCATAAAGTTAATCAGGAGTAAATCATCTTCTCGTCCCATGCTTCGGACCATGGAGAATACTTTAGCATAAAGGGAGTTATCCCCTTTTCCATCGACATAAATAAAACCGCTTCCTTGTACTAAAGCATTAAAAGCAAGTGATACCAAACACTCCGTTTTACCACTACCGGTAGAGCCGAAAATTAAAGCATGGGTACGCATATCATCATTAGCAAACCATAATTCATGTCCCGTTTTACGATCATTACCAAAAAAGGCAATTCCACGGGCCATATTAGGCTTGTTCATACCAGGCTTCATATCGTTATAATCTTTTACTCGAGAAATTAGGGGGAGCCGGAAAGGTAATTTTTGTTTTCGTGTATAACTGTACAGAAAACAAGCACCCCCTAAAAGCATTAATAAGGTGGCTACTTCTGAGAAGTAGTAAGACATGGCCGACAAGGTAAAAAGTACAATGGAGATATTTGTCGGGTCGGCAAAAAAATCCGCCAGTCTTTGGGTAAGAGTTCGTGTATCCCTGAGTAGGAGGGTGGGATCTAATTCATGACGTGATTCTATACCGCGCATCATGGCTCTAACTCCTGCATTTGTCGGGGTGATAACTTCACTTCTTTAATGGCAATTTCCAGAGCTTTAATCGCCTCATCCACCATAGGTACTAAAGAGCGACGTCCCATTTCCTTCTCTGCTTTCCAATGAGAAAAAGGGCCTGCAACTTCTGAAAAAGGAGTTTGTCTACCAACACAATTGAGCATATACCATAAACGCCTATCAACTGGTCTTAACCATAAAAACTCAGAACTCGGTACAACCCCATCATCCCGAGCCCTTTCAAGTAATGACGCCATTACACTTAAAGTATAGGCGTGTTTTGCGACAATTTCCTGCACAATTTCTGAATTTTTATATTTTTCTATTGTGGGCCTGGCCACTGAATATTCCGGTTTGCCGGCAACATAAGTTTTATCCAAGGTTGATAAAATATGGTTTGCGGCATCTCTATCCCGATTAATGCGCGCCATAAAAACTGCAGCCAAGGCATAGGCTTGAGGCGAGCAATGTTCAAAACCATCCCAATACGGACCTAATTGCAAAGTGAACACCCGTTTTGCATCCCCTCTGCGTATACCTGCTGTCATCTCTTGACCCGGTACAGGATTGTCCAAGAGAACATCTTCTTTTTTTAACAAATTGTATTTGCGGGCAAATTCCATGGGGGTTAAAGCCATGGCCCAAGGCCCTTTATTTATATCCTGACCCACTAGATCTTCTTTGACTATAGGCATAATCGCAGGCCAGTTAAATTGCTCTTGCTCCCGCAATTTTTTCATATCATAAATTTTACGAAACTTTAAAGTAATATTAGATTGATATAAGAGAACTGCCAAAACAAGGAGAACAAGAACTACCGGATAGCGCATAAAATCGCCCACAGCCCGGGTCGTTTCGACTAACTGCTCCCAATTTACTGCATTGGGATCTATCGTTTGCATGATTTGAATCAAGCTTGCAAGCTGATCACTATGCACAAAAAGGTTAACAAGTTTTGCCTGCCATATATTTATTTGAAAAACAAACATCACAATATACTGATGTCCCATTTTCCAAATCAGAAAGACGGTAATAAACAATAGCACCATGACCCATATCGGGCCCATTCCACTATCTGTACCTTGTTGTTGCGGTTGTTGTGCCATTAGTAGTACTTCAAAATAGTTTGTTTCTTTTAAGTATATACTGCTCTAGGATATTTTTGCGAGAGATCGCAAGCATATCCCTACTTAGATAACTACAAAGTGCCTTGGTTACAACTCATTATTCCTTAATCAAACGGCCACGCGAATATTTATAAACGCCACTAATATGAACAAAACGGGTAACGTTTTCCAAATCCAGAGATCGGTCCTTTAAGGTTAATAACGTGCTCCCCAGCTTATCATACAGAGTTTTGTCAGGAGAAAGAGGAATAATATCCGTTTTATTAATGTAGATAGCTACATAGGCCTCGTTCTGCTTATTTTCTTTTGTCTTTATTAGTGCCTTAACCTGCTCTTCATTTTCATAGATTGGACGGGAAATCATTTGGCGTGGCAAATTAATGATGATTCTTTCCCAAGACTGAATATTCGATCCATCTGAAGAATATAAAGAAACAAAAACTTCTTGCTGATTTCCTCTTAAGGCAAGACGGTTTGCCAAATAGGCATCAGACTGAATTTGCTCCCTGCTGCGCAGGTTAATTTTTTTGGCATAATTATCACGAATCCCAATTAAGCGATTACCAATTGACCGCAGAAAATTCGACTTGTCCCAAGGTCCATTGTGAATCGCATAATCCAATGCTTTAAGAATCGCTTCATTATGCTCTTCACTGAAAGAATCTTTTTTCATAAAATCAGTTGTAACCTTATAGAATGAAACGTTCCGCAAAAATCAATGCAGTATTAAGGAGTATAACAGTAAATTTGAATTATATAAAAAAGATAAAATTCACGCAGGGATCAGAAGCCCCTTGTGAATTCTATAAAAGTAATTCAATTTAATCAGGTGATTAGCCCAGTCCCAAGCTTGAGGTATTTTCATTAACAGGTTCTTCTTGACCTATCTCAGTGGTAGCCTTGATTTTTTGTATTTCTTCCTTGAATTGGGTCTTTTCTTGAGCTTCCTGCGGTAGGGCATTAGGACCTTCAATAATTACTTTTTTTACAGTATCTAATTTGCTTGTTGCATCTTTAAGCCAATCCAGTCCTTCAGCATCAGATTTTGCTGAGACCACAGCCATCATCTTTCCAACAGTTTGATTTAGTCCTTCAATTTGGGTATCTACTTCTGCAGCCGGTTCTCCTTGTTCAGCTTGAGCAAAACGATCGCTTTGAAAAAATCCCATAACTTTACCCCTAAAAACATATATCTATATAATAGAACTTATTTTATCAAAATAAATAACAAATGCATTTAAAACTAACACTACTTACGTTTTCTTTACAATATATTTTAATAAAATACACCTAGTCGTACATCAACTCATCTAAAGGGGTATAATCCCGACTTGGTCCACCTTGAATTAGTTCATTTAATACATCCGTCATACATAACAAACGCAAAACATTAGGTGTCACTTCATCGAAAATCACCCTCAATCCTAATAAAGCACCTTCTGCTTCATCGAAAGTAGCACCTAACCCATATCCAAGACATAAAGAACACAATTGATCCGCCCGCTTGGCGATTGCAGGTAATAAACCTGTATCAGCAAAAACTTCCTCGTAGCTTACAAACCTGTCATTAAGATAAAATTTTGCGTTTAAACTTGCCGCAATAACTGACATGCATTTACTAATATCTCTTTCCATGTCATCGCCACCATGGTTTGGAGGACTTAAGGGATCCCGCTAGAGTGCTTCTTACCCATCTTAAAAAAACGGGCACGGTAAAACCGTAATGTTCAATGATTCCAAAAAATACTGCAGAGACTAAAACGATAATTCCAGTCCAAATTCTAATGTGCATGAGAAAAAGAAAAATTGGAAAAGCAGCTCGAGCATCAACTATAAAAAATCGAGCACTACGAGCAGAATCTCTCCAATGCGCTGTTTCAGCAAATCCTGCCATATTTATGCCTCAATAAAAAAACTCTTTTAAAAAGTATATACCTAATTATTCCTTTTAGCACCCCGGCTAAACCGATCACAAACGATAGATGCTATTATTTGTATTACAATTTAAAATTTTAATAAATATATTAAATGAATATTTACGATCTTTATCTTTAAAATAAAACCCTCTCGGATGGAGAGGGCTGTATTTTACGGATGATTGCTTTTACGGATGATTGCTTTTTTTATACGGAAGACTGGGTATTAACAATTATTTTTTATCCATTGGGGAATTTCCTTTAGAAAATGATGGTCCTAAGATAGCACCTAATATATTTTTCATTTCTAAATCCTCAGATGGCTTTGCAGAGGGTGTTAATTGAGGTACAGCAATTTCTTTTTCAACTTCCTCATTTTCCTGCGAAACTTCCTCAACCCGAGGTTTGATTTGTCCGGCAGCAAGTCTTCCTAACATTTTAGAAGTACTGAATTGACTCATCTAAACTCCTCCTATGACACCTATAACTATTAAGGTAGCATAAACAACTTAAGGAATTATTAACAACAATTACATTTTTATAAAAAATACTATTGAGTAGTGAGTCTGTTTTACGTTATGTTAAAACAACCTATTAGAAAAATAGGTTCAATTGTCATTTATGGATGAATGCAATTGCCTTTTTGACCTAAAAAGTCAGGGCAATTAAGAACCAATAGAGCCCAACAATAAAGCTCTAGAAAAGGAGGAAACATGGCTAAAGGTGAAGTTAAGTGGTTTAATAATGCCAAAGGTTGGGGCTTTATTATTCCAGAAAACGGTGGAGATGATATTTTTGTTCATTTCTCGTCAATTCATGGCACAGGCTATAAGACCCTGGCTCCTGGACAAATAGTCAATTATGACGTGGAGAATGGCGATAAAGGCTTGCATGCCGCTAATGTGATTGTGCTCAACGAAAATGTTGAAACGGAAATGGCTTAATGAGTTAACGCAGTATCAAGGTGGTGCTGCGTCCCTAAGTCAATCAAGATTAAATTTCGCACAAATACTGAATTAAAAACTGTCTTCATGTATGATGGCCCTATTCTATTTCAGGTCGCTGAATTACTGATGAAGCATGGTTTACTACTTATAAATCTTGGCACTCCTAACAATACAGATTTCTCTTCTGTAAGGAGTTATTTACGCGAATTTCTTACCGATAAGCGCGTTATCGATCTACCTGCTTTTATTCGTTATGCGTTAGTCTATGGGATTATTTTACCATTCCGCACCAAGCGTTCTGCTCATGCTTATCAATCCATATGGACGGAACTAGGGTCACCTTTACTTTTTCATAGTCAGAGTTTAGCGAAGCAAATCCAGGAAAAGATTGGACCGAAATATAAAATCGCCCTTGGAATGCGCTATGGAAAACCTTCCATTGAGTCCGCTTTGGACCAATTAAAAAACTGCGAATCCATTACTGTATTACCCTTATACCCGCAATATTCCTCTGCGGCGAACGGATCATCTATTGAAAAAGTCATGCGCATCATCAGTACCTGGAATTTAATTCCATCTATTCAGATCATTAGTGATTTTTTTCAAAACCAGGCTTATGTGAAGGCCCAATCCGAGGTTATTAAACCTTATCTTCAAGAAAAAACACATGTACTCTTTAGCTATCATGGGATCCCGGAACGTCAAATCACCAAAAACAGTTGTAAATCGATTTGCAGCGAAGCTTGCCCAGCTTTAACCGATAAACTACGGGGATGCTATCGCGCCCAATGTTATGAAACCAGTCGTTTATTGGCAAGGGAGCTTGGTTTATCTGCTTCAGATTACACTACAGCCTTTCAATCAAGATTAGGCAAAACACCCTGGATAAAACCTTACACCGATCAAATTCTCAATGAAGTGCATGCCAAGAAAATTGAGCATCTTATTATAGTTTGTCCTTCATTTGTTGCTGATTGTCTGGAAACTCTGGAAGAAATAGGAGTTCGCCTTCACCAACAATGGATAGCATTAGGTGGGAAAGAATTAACTGTCGTTCCCAGCATGAACACCGACCCCGCATGGATAAAAGCCATACTCGCCATCACAGGGATCCAGCCGGACATCCCGCATGGGAGCAGCTTGTGAATTTGCAATTAATCATCCAAAAAATCTGCGATAAGTTGTTTTCCAAATACAAGATTATTGGATTATTTGCCCTCATCCTTACAGCGTTCAGTATTTATTTTCTATTTTATTCACCGGTAAAAAACGCCCCCCCTTCGCCTGCCAAAATAGTTGAAGTAGTGGTGCTAAAACCTTCCACTATTGAAAAAACCATACGCCTTATAGGTACCGTACGTCCAAAACATGCCACAGTTCTTGTTGCAAAAGGGTCTGGGATGCTTGATATCCTCATGAGCTCAGGGGAACCCGTTAAAAAAGGGGATTTAATTGCGAAAATAACCAATCCAGACATTGAGCGAAGTTATAAGCTTTCCAAAGAAACAGAAGAACTGGAAAATACTCAATACAAACGCCTCCAAAGTTTGCAAAAAACAGGCTTTGTCAGTGCAAGGGAAGTAGAAGAGAAAAAAAGAATCTGGATCGATTCTCAAAAAGAGAAAGCCAGAACTAAAATAGAGCTGAAAAATATGCGTTTTTATGCTCCTTTCGATGGCGTCATTGGGGCCTTTAAAATTAAAGAAGGAGCACAAGTTACAGAAGGTGTTCCTGTTGTTACTATTTACGATCCGAATTCATTAACCGTAGAAATCGATATACCTTGTACAAATAATCACTCGATCAAAGAACATCAACCCATCTATATTTTTGACCGGGTTTATCATCTGAATCATGTTCAGAAAATGATAGATGATGAAACGCATATGTGCCCTGCGGATGTTGATATTCAATGTCCTCATTGCCTCATAGGTGCCAGCATATCCAGTCAGCTTGTCATAAATAAGAAAACAGGGACGCTGGTCATTCCCACCCAGGCTTTATTCCTCAAACAAGGTAAAACCCATGTTTATAAAGTAATTGATAAAAAAATAGAACTGGTTAAAGTCAAAACAGGAATACAGGAAAAAGATAACGTAGAAATAACTTCAGGATTAAAATCCGGGGACCAAATAGTAAGTAAAAACCCTGAACGATTATATCCTGGGCTGGAAGTCTCAATTTT
It includes:
- the hemH gene encoding ferrochelatase, with product MKHGLLLINLGTPNNTDFSSVRSYLREFLTDKRVIDLPAFIRYALVYGIILPFRTKRSAHAYQSIWTELGSPLLFHSQSLAKQIQEKIGPKYKIALGMRYGKPSIESALDQLKNCESITVLPLYPQYSSAANGSSIEKVMRIISTWNLIPSIQIISDFFQNQAYVKAQSEVIKPYLQEKTHVLFSYHGIPERQITKNSCKSICSEACPALTDKLRGCYRAQCYETSRLLARELGLSASDYTTAFQSRLGKTPWIKPYTDQILNEVHAKKIEHLIIVCPSFVADCLETLEEIGVRLHQQWIALGGKELTVVPSMNTDPAWIKAILAITGIQPDIPHGSSL
- a CDS encoding efflux RND transporter periplasmic adaptor subunit, producing MNLQLIIQKICDKLFSKYKIIGLFALILTAFSIYFLFYSPVKNAPPSPAKIVEVVVLKPSTIEKTIRLIGTVRPKHATVLVAKGSGMLDILMSSGEPVKKGDLIAKITNPDIERSYKLSKETEELENTQYKRLQSLQKTGFVSAREVEEKKRIWIDSQKEKARTKIELKNMRFYAPFDGVIGAFKIKEGAQVTEGVPVVTIYDPNSLTVEIDIPCTNNHSIKEHQPIYIFDRVYHLNHVQKMIDDETHMCPADVDIQCPHCLIGASISSQLVINKKTGTLVIPTQALFLKQGKTHVYKVIDKKIELVKVKTGIQEKDNVEITSGLKSGDQIVSKNPERLYPGLEVSIFKD
- the icmT gene encoding IcmT/TraK family protein; its protein translation is MAGFAETAHWRDSARSARFFIVDARAAFPIFLFLMHIRIWTGIIVLVSAVFFGIIEHYGFTVPVFLRWVRSTLAGSLKSSKPWWR
- a CDS encoding cold-shock protein is translated as MAKGEVKWFNNAKGWGFIIPENGGDDIFVHFSSIHGTGYKTLAPGQIVNYDVENGDKGLHAANVIVLNENVETEMA